Proteins encoded in a region of the Mucilaginibacter sabulilitoris genome:
- a CDS encoding type IV toxin-antitoxin system AbiEi family antitoxin domain-containing protein yields the protein MNFDDALAAYAEEPLTRQVILPLLNGYKRPNDKIAELVKAGALATIKNGLYVPGPASKVSGPEPFLIANHLWGPSYISFETALSYWGFIPERVYEISSVTVKISKAYRTSAGRFTYRHAPLPYYSFGIKSTRLSSRQTVLIASPEKALFDKIAMTAGVHLRSVPQVLTLLIEDLRIEKDKLREIDTKMMNTWITDAPKRSSLNMLITTLNTL from the coding sequence ATGAATTTTGACGATGCGTTAGCGGCTTATGCGGAGGAACCCCTGACCCGGCAGGTCATACTGCCCTTGCTGAACGGGTACAAGCGGCCAAATGATAAAATAGCTGAACTAGTAAAGGCGGGCGCATTGGCGACGATCAAAAACGGCCTCTATGTCCCCGGTCCTGCAAGCAAGGTTTCCGGTCCCGAGCCATTCCTGATCGCCAACCACCTTTGGGGGCCGAGTTATATCTCCTTCGAGACCGCGCTTTCTTATTGGGGCTTTATCCCCGAGCGGGTCTACGAGATCAGTTCTGTTACAGTAAAGATATCCAAGGCATACAGGACCAGTGCAGGCAGGTTTACGTACCGGCACGCCCCTTTGCCTTATTATTCCTTTGGCATTAAGAGTACCCGGCTTTCTTCCCGGCAAACGGTCCTGATTGCTTCCCCGGAAAAAGCACTCTTTGATAAAATCGCTATGACCGCAGGCGTTCACCTAAGGAGCGTGCCACAGGTACTTACCCTGCTGATCGAAGACCTGCGTATCGAAAAAGACAAATTGCGGGAAATCGATACAAAAATGATGAATACCTGGATCACCGATGCGCCGAAGCGGTCCAGTTTAAATATGTTGATTACAACGCTGAACACGCTATGA
- a CDS encoding DUF4870 domain-containing protein, whose translation MNNKTLSIVSYITLIGWLIAYFSGKDKADALLRYHLKQSLGLAIVSIALNVILNFIVSLVPSLAFLGIVGWVIIVFWILGMINAANKALKPVPVFGKAFENSFAFIG comes from the coding sequence ATGAATAACAAAACATTATCCATCGTATCGTACATCACCCTTATCGGGTGGCTGATCGCTTATTTTTCAGGAAAAGATAAAGCCGATGCTTTGCTCAGGTATCATTTAAAACAGTCATTGGGCCTGGCTATTGTGAGTATTGCTCTCAATGTTATTTTAAATTTTATTGTATCGCTGGTGCCTTCGCTTGCTTTCCTGGGCATAGTTGGTTGGGTAATTATCGTATTCTGGATACTGGGTATGATCAACGCGGCCAACAAAGCACTCAAACCTGTTCCGGTTTTTGGTAAAGCGTTCGAGAATAGTTTCGCTTTTATTGGTTAA
- a CDS encoding nucleotidyl transferase AbiEii/AbiGii toxin family protein, with protein MIEEWLKEYNPKNQQQAFDAMREIMQEIALAGLSRTGFFEQAAFYGGTALRIFYGLNRYSEDLDFSLRRPDPDFSLEPYFEAIVNEFASLGITVSINEKDKAIESSVESAFLKSDTVWKELVLEGIVPQNGVKLMPHMKIKIEVDTVPPLGFNTEEKLLTRPFSFYVKTFTQPSLFAGKMHALLFRKWKNRVKGRDWYELEWYIRKGIPLDLHHFLLRARDTGVWNEETISEEQLLELLRQKITAVNFDSIRDDVVRFIPDDSGLKIWAPQYFLDLLEKLKFKK; from the coding sequence ATGATAGAAGAATGGCTGAAAGAATATAACCCGAAAAACCAGCAACAGGCCTTTGATGCCATGCGGGAGATCATGCAGGAAATAGCGTTGGCGGGGCTCAGCAGGACAGGTTTTTTCGAGCAGGCCGCATTTTATGGGGGCACCGCGTTGCGCATTTTTTACGGGTTGAACCGGTATTCCGAAGACCTGGACTTTTCCTTACGGAGACCGGACCCGGACTTTTCACTCGAACCGTATTTCGAGGCGATTGTCAACGAATTTGCATCGCTGGGCATCACGGTCAGCATCAATGAAAAAGATAAGGCCATCGAATCCAGCGTTGAATCCGCCTTCCTGAAATCCGATACGGTCTGGAAAGAACTGGTGCTGGAAGGCATTGTTCCGCAAAACGGCGTTAAACTGATGCCACACATGAAAATAAAAATAGAAGTGGATACGGTACCGCCTTTAGGGTTCAATACGGAAGAAAAACTGTTGACCCGCCCCTTTTCGTTCTATGTCAAGACGTTTACGCAGCCGAGCCTGTTCGCTGGAAAAATGCATGCCCTTTTATTCCGGAAATGGAAAAACAGGGTAAAAGGACGGGACTGGTATGAGCTGGAATGGTATATCAGGAAGGGTATCCCGCTCGACCTGCATCATTTTCTCCTGCGCGCCAGGGATACCGGCGTGTGGAATGAAGAGACGATCTCCGAAGAGCAATTACTGGAACTTCTCCGGCAAAAAATAACTGCTGTAAATTTCGATAGCATCAGGGACGACGTGGTCAGGTTTATCCCGGACGATTCAGGTTTAAAGATCTGGGCCCCGCAATATTTCCTGGACCTCCTGGAAAAACTGAAGTTTAAAAAATAA
- the lodB gene encoding lysine-epsilon-oxidase maturase LodB, with amino-acid sequence MSHIKTDVLIIGGGPAGTSAAISVLKYGRDISVMLVEQSDLDQIRVGEHVSSSIFELLKYLSLEPGDFENGCFLTNHGTTSYWGSGIPMTRDAIFSAERPACQLDRKIFDLTLLKQVADLGGIVLPRTRCLGYDQLEDHNWQVKLHHAEQGAISVHAKFLIDASGRQRSASRLLNIPSDKHDTLFGIGAFLAINGRDLPSDQMMESTELGWWYSATLQDNYATTIFFTDSDIVSEYELSKPANWYRQLQQTKFIKKRITGFDPAAINLWSRSAHTHISNISNSRNFIAIGDAMASFDPISSMGIGFAISSACNAAAIALLELNESDANRIAVYQADVSRIFNNYLQQQKKVYQQEKRWPESSFWKRRTWVGI; translated from the coding sequence ATGAGTCATATAAAAACAGATGTACTGATCATTGGCGGAGGCCCTGCGGGAACCTCCGCCGCGATCAGTGTTTTAAAATATGGCCGGGATATATCGGTCATGCTTGTGGAACAATCTGACCTTGATCAAATCAGAGTCGGTGAACATGTGTCCTCTTCGATATTCGAGTTATTAAAATACCTGAGCCTGGAACCCGGAGATTTTGAGAATGGCTGCTTTTTAACCAACCACGGAACAACATCTTATTGGGGATCAGGTATCCCCATGACCCGGGATGCTATTTTCTCTGCAGAAAGACCAGCCTGCCAGCTTGACCGCAAGATCTTTGACCTTACTTTATTGAAGCAGGTTGCCGACCTCGGCGGTATAGTACTGCCAAGGACCAGGTGCCTGGGATATGACCAGCTCGAAGACCATAACTGGCAGGTAAAATTACATCATGCCGAACAGGGGGCGATATCCGTTCATGCAAAGTTTTTGATAGATGCATCCGGCAGGCAAAGGAGCGCTTCCAGGCTACTTAATATCCCGTCGGATAAGCATGATACGCTTTTCGGTATCGGTGCATTCCTTGCAATAAACGGGCGGGATCTGCCCAGTGACCAAATGATGGAATCGACCGAGTTGGGCTGGTGGTATAGCGCAACACTTCAAGATAATTATGCAACCACTATCTTTTTTACCGACTCAGATATCGTTTCGGAATACGAACTCAGTAAACCTGCTAATTGGTACAGGCAATTACAGCAAACCAAGTTTATAAAGAAAAGGATTACCGGCTTCGACCCTGCAGCGATAAACCTTTGGAGCAGAAGCGCGCACACCCATATCTCGAACATTTCCAACAGCCGTAATTTCATCGCAATCGGAGACGCAATGGCATCTTTTGACCCTATTTCATCTATGGGGATAGGATTTGCAATTTCGTCGGCTTGCAATGCTGCTGCTATAGCGTTGCTTGAGCTGAATGAATCCGACGCTAACAGGATCGCAGTCTATCAAGCCGATGTAAGCAGGATCTTTAACAATTATCTGCAGCAGCAGAAAAAAGTTTATCAACAGGAAAAACGGTGGCCCGAATCCAGTTTCTGGAAACGGAGAACCTGGGTTGGTATATAA